Proteins from one Porites lutea chromosome 3, jaPorLute2.1, whole genome shotgun sequence genomic window:
- the LOC140930824 gene encoding uncharacterized protein: MDIRLSPFVHWPDRESLIRTMPQCFKFSFGTKTTVIIDCFEIFIEKPTNLLARAQTFSSYKHHNTVKVLIGITPQGTISYVSEAWGGRTSDKFLTENCGILSKLVPGDMVMADRGFTIHESVAFKGAKLVIPAFTKGKDQLDPVDVETTRGIASVRIHVERVIGLLRSKYTILQGTLPTDFLMSNPHGSFEEGTPVIDRVIKVCSALVNLCPPIIPFD, encoded by the coding sequence ATGGACATAAGGTTATCGCCATTTGTACACTGGCCTGATCGTGAAAGTCTTATAAGAACAATGCCACAATGCTTCAAGTTCAGCTTTGGAACAAAAACAACTGTAATAATTGACTGCTTCGaaattttcattgaaaaacCCACTAATTTACTTGCTAGAGCACAAACATTCAGTTCCTACAAGCACCACAACACTGTCAAGGTGCTAATTGGTATCACCCCACAAGGTACCATTTCCTATGTTTCTGAGGCATGGGGTGGTCGAACTTCAGACAAGTTTTTGACTGAGAACTGTGGGATATTGAGTAAGTTGGTTCCCGGGGACATGGTGATGGCCGATCGTGGCTTCACTATTCATGAAAGTGTTGCCTTCAAGGGAGCTAAGCTAGTAATTCCAGCTTTTACGAAAGGCAAGGATCAACTTGATCCAGTTGACGTTGAAACAACAAGGGGTATTGCCAGTGTCCGCATCCATGTGGAAAGAGTCATAGGTCTTTTACGTAGCAAATACACAATACTGCAGGGGACACTTCCTACTGATTTTCTCATGAGCAATCCTCATGGATCTTTTGAAGAAGGAACCCCTGTAATTGATCGAGTAATTAAGGTTTGTTCTGCTCTTGTTAATTTATGTCCCCCAATAATACCATTTGACTAG